A region from the Ichthyobacterium seriolicida genome encodes:
- a CDS encoding dihydroorotase, which produces MRILLKNAIIIDSESSHNGLKKDILIEGNTIKEISNSIKISDDTKIVEDNNLYVSTGWFDCNVNFGEPGYEHIETIESGLNAAAKGGFTSVAVMPNTEPTIDNSSGIHFLREKSKEHIVDLFPIGALTKKCKGEELAESYDMVEAGAIAFSDNKNTVTNSDTMKLALLYNKELGKKVIAFPDTKDLSGGAHINEGIKSTQLGLKGNPSLSEELQLSRDISLMRYTKGNLHIQNISTHNSISLIENAKKEGMQISCHVTPHHISLTEDELDDFDTLFKVKPPLRSKKDVEALKLAIKKGIIDAISSDHTPINIEDKKCEFEYAKPGTIGLESCFGVINRELEGDISIEEIINLINSNPKNIFGIKNTKIEEGEKANLTLFNPDIKWIFTEKDIMSKSKNSMFIKKELKGKVIGIYNKGRLLLNA; this is translated from the coding sequence ATGAGAATACTATTAAAAAATGCTATAATAATAGATTCCGAAAGTTCTCATAATGGTCTTAAGAAAGACATCCTAATAGAGGGTAATACAATAAAAGAGATATCGAATAGTATAAAAATATCCGACGACACTAAAATTGTTGAAGATAATAATTTATACGTATCTACAGGTTGGTTTGACTGTAATGTGAATTTTGGAGAACCAGGCTATGAACACATAGAAACCATAGAATCTGGATTGAATGCTGCCGCAAAAGGCGGCTTTACTTCGGTGGCTGTTATGCCTAATACTGAACCGACAATAGATAATTCTTCAGGAATACATTTCTTAAGAGAAAAATCTAAAGAACATATAGTAGATTTATTTCCCATAGGGGCTTTAACCAAGAAATGTAAAGGAGAAGAATTAGCCGAAAGTTATGATATGGTCGAAGCTGGTGCCATAGCATTTAGTGATAATAAAAACACTGTTACTAACTCTGACACTATGAAATTAGCTCTTTTATACAATAAGGAGCTAGGTAAAAAGGTAATCGCTTTTCCAGATACAAAAGATCTCTCTGGAGGAGCTCATATCAATGAAGGAATAAAATCTACTCAGCTGGGATTGAAAGGGAATCCTTCCCTATCAGAAGAATTACAACTCTCTAGAGATATATCATTAATGAGATATACAAAAGGGAATTTACATATACAAAACATATCTACTCATAATTCTATTTCCTTAATAGAGAATGCTAAAAAAGAAGGAATGCAAATAAGTTGCCATGTGACTCCACATCATATATCTCTTACTGAAGATGAATTAGATGATTTTGACACTCTATTTAAAGTCAAACCTCCTCTTCGTTCAAAAAAAGATGTAGAAGCTCTTAAATTAGCTATAAAGAAAGGAATCATAGATGCTATTTCTTCGGATCACACTCCAATAAATATTGAAGATAAAAAATGTGAATTCGAATATGCCAAACCTGGAACTATAGGCCTAGAAAGCTGTTTTGGGGTGATCAACAGAGAATTAGAAGGTGATATTTCTATAGAAGAGATCATAAACTTGATAAATTCAAATCCTAAAAACATTTTTGGAATAAAAAATACTAAAATAGAAGAGGGGGAAAAAGCTAATCTAACCCTTTTCAACCCAGATATTAAGTGGATTTTTACCGAAAAGGACATAATGTCTAAGTCTAAGAATTCTATGTTTATAAAAAAAGAGTTAAAAGGAAAAGTCATCGGCATATATAACAAAGGACGATTACTCTTAAATGCTTAG
- a CDS encoding 3-deoxy-D-manno-octulosonic acid transferase yields MRRDFYRKKNVIWFHCASLGEFEQARPLIELFKKGNNKILLSFFSPSGYDVVHKSYSKADYICYLPLDTIKNVNTFLEIANPEAVIFIKYEFWFCFINTLHSRKIPTFIVSAIFNRNQMFFKWYGNFMREGIKKFTHFFVQDEGSKKLLESIGIDSVTVSGDTRFDRVIEIARKSSHIGEIEKFKGEKILLIAGSTSKPCEKLLTHIINNDNCNMKFIIAPHEITKRNIQELKNNIKSKYVLFSEINRQDISLYDVLILDNVGMLSAVYKYGDISYIGGGLEKRELHNIMEPAAFGLPIIIGKNYHNFLEAVKMVEENAAFPIENNVTSLGDIIKKLLDGDIRKEAGQRALKFVENNRSDLKKIIHIIDKNTNQ; encoded by the coding sequence ATGCGTAGAGATTTTTATAGAAAAAAAAATGTAATCTGGTTTCACTGTGCTTCTTTAGGTGAATTTGAACAAGCCAGACCTCTCATAGAACTTTTCAAAAAGGGAAATAATAAAATATTGTTGAGTTTTTTTTCTCCTTCGGGTTATGATGTAGTACATAAGTCTTATTCCAAAGCCGACTATATATGTTACCTCCCTTTAGACACTATAAAAAATGTCAATACATTTCTAGAAATAGCCAATCCCGAGGCGGTTATTTTTATAAAATATGAATTCTGGTTTTGCTTTATAAATACTTTACACAGTAGGAAAATACCAACGTTTATAGTGTCGGCTATTTTTAATAGAAATCAGATGTTTTTTAAGTGGTATGGAAATTTTATGAGAGAAGGGATAAAAAAATTCACACATTTTTTTGTTCAAGATGAAGGGTCAAAAAAGCTGCTTGAATCTATAGGAATAGACAGTGTAACAGTGTCTGGAGATACTCGTTTTGACAGAGTTATAGAGATAGCTAGAAAATCTTCCCATATAGGGGAAATTGAAAAATTTAAAGGTGAAAAAATATTATTAATAGCAGGAAGTACCTCAAAGCCTTGTGAAAAATTACTGACTCATATTATAAATAATGATAATTGTAATATGAAATTCATAATAGCTCCACATGAGATAACAAAAAGAAATATTCAAGAATTAAAAAATAATATAAAATCTAAATATGTACTTTTTTCTGAGATAAACCGACAAGATATATCCCTCTATGATGTATTAATATTAGACAACGTAGGCATGCTAAGTGCCGTATATAAATACGGTGATATCAGCTATATAGGAGGAGGATTAGAAAAAAGAGAACTTCACAATATAATGGAACCTGCAGCATTTGGACTTCCTATAATAATAGGGAAAAACTACCATAATTTTTTAGAAGCTGTAAAAATGGTTGAGGAAAATGCAGCTTTCCCAATAGAAAATAACGTTACTTCATTGGGAGATATTATAAAAAAACTACTCGATGGTGATATTAGGAAGGAAGCTGGACAAAGAGCCTTAAAATTTGTTGAAAATAACAGGAGTGACCTAAAAAAAATAATCCACATTATTGATAAAAATACAAATCAATAA
- a CDS encoding transposase: protein MGPVFGYIKSSRNFERFTHKRMKKAELEFGLHALAHNLRKKVS from the coding sequence GTGGGACCTGTCTTCGGATATATCAAATCAAGCCGAAATTTCGAGAGATTTACACATAAAAGGATGAAAAAAGCAGAATTAGAATTTGGATTACATGCTTTAGCACACAATCTTCGAAAAAAGGTATCATAA
- a CDS encoding DUF4369 domain-containing protein: MIKKACVFLVLLGLFTNCSNNNNSFTIKGEVLGTLDSLSRDVHLLEMKKNIGSVILDSTKISSDNKFSFSGKKVEQGLLFIELQAHKGRYAAIFMGADDVSVVIPIDSIERANVKGSATDELFKKLVEKVESIELSSSKELQDKYMEAVNQNDTLLAMEVEKKMMEKYKEMESQISEISVSFIKENPDSPVSAFILKTLRGISNSELKEYYGILSDDVKKTSFAQEVRDRIEESESQEDEKNADNKDEDHTKNSDSKEDNHENHEDHDGHNHDK; the protein is encoded by the coding sequence ATGATAAAAAAAGCATGTGTATTCCTAGTTTTACTGGGGTTATTTACAAATTGTTCCAACAACAATAATAGTTTTACTATTAAAGGAGAGGTATTAGGGACATTAGATTCTCTCAGTAGAGATGTTCATTTGCTGGAAATGAAAAAAAATATAGGTAGCGTTATCCTAGATAGCACGAAGATATCAAGTGATAATAAATTTTCCTTTTCAGGAAAAAAAGTTGAACAAGGACTATTATTTATAGAGTTACAAGCTCATAAAGGCAGGTATGCGGCAATTTTTATGGGGGCTGATGATGTATCTGTAGTCATACCTATCGACAGTATAGAAAGAGCAAATGTAAAAGGTTCTGCTACTGATGAACTGTTTAAAAAATTGGTTGAAAAAGTTGAAAGTATAGAACTATCAAGCAGCAAAGAGTTACAAGACAAATATATGGAGGCTGTAAATCAAAACGACACTCTATTGGCTATGGAGGTAGAGAAAAAAATGATGGAGAAATACAAAGAGATGGAGAGTCAAATTTCTGAGATATCTGTTTCTTTTATAAAGGAGAATCCTGATAGTCCAGTTTCAGCTTTTATTTTGAAAACATTGAGGGGCATATCTAATTCCGAGTTGAAAGAATACTACGGTATTTTAAGTGATGATGTAAAGAAAACCAGTTTTGCTCAAGAAGTAAGAGATAGAATAGAGGAATCTGAATCTCAAGAAGATGAGAAAAACGCTGATAACAAAGATGAAGACCACACTAAAAATTCTGATTCTAAAGAAGATAACCACGAAAATCATGAGGACCACGATGGTCATAATCATGACAAATAG
- a CDS encoding SusC/RagA family TonB-linked outer membrane protein: MNVTQKLLLFLGILFFQSSYAQKSKISGTITSKDNGEVLPAVSVIVKGSGIGTSSDYDGNYVIEASKGDVLEFSFIGMRTITVVVEDSNTIDVIMDSDAQVLEDVVVTALGIKRDKKSLGYSVQKVSGDNMNVVKSGNITNSLSGKVSGVRINKTNNMGGSSNVVIRGNSSLSGSNQALFVVDGVPVSNYFRNESNSDVPIDFGNIASDINPEDIESVEVLKGAAASVLYGSQAANGVIMITTKKGGTIGKKTMDITVNSSTSFGLLDRSTFPKYQKGYGAGYYGEKDWSNFFGEKNSGVATGQDASFGPAYSEDKKVYHWWSLYKSLGEEKYKKKGAWKYAENGPETYFETPITLSNSLSISGSDKGMTYRLSYTNHDEKGSEPNSSLKKDNFTVNTSYKFTDDLSSTLSVSNIRQSSIGRSRMGYNSNTMAMFRQWWATNVDLKEQKEAYEKTKKNISWNTNLDKNGNPQPAYWNNMYFERYENYTTDYRNRWLGNMSLDYKILDYDKLKVSALLRGALDTYSMDMDLRIAKGSNAMDLGDSGIEIDSGYFRGSRTSRILNYDAILNISFPITEDIGFVGLFGGNIKRDFVSYISSNTKGGLAVSGYYFLGNSLRDTAPPREDEEQVGLNSVYSNASFDYKKYLYMDLAFRVDQSSTLPKASNVYFYPSVSTSFIFTELFDIPTISFGKLRFNFAQVGAPAPYDVLIDRYKPLDNNGGIVSTLSSRKMNPDLKSEKTTSYELGLNLKFLENKLGLDIAAYHNLSKDQITYLPVSLSTGYADKVINGGEILNKGLEVSLNTYNVNMGSVSWSSSINWSLNRSLVVSLADGVDKITLGSYQSNVTVRATPGEPYGLIYGSDYVYDKNGQKIVHSEGPNKGKYKVTKTVNEVIGDQNPDWLLGWSNTFSYKGVSLSFLFDYQQGGDIYSLDMWYGMGTGLYEETDFLNDKGNPVRNKIADGGGYINPGVNEDGAKNETRLEVVDGTFGYGALPHKAFVYDASYIKLREVSLSYKLPVDNIKFLKGVTLGIVGSNLWILHKNLPHADPESALGAGNVQGISIGSLPVFRELAFNVKINF; this comes from the coding sequence ATGAATGTAACTCAAAAGTTATTACTTTTTTTAGGTATTCTGTTTTTTCAGAGTTCCTACGCGCAGAAATCCAAGATATCAGGTACTATAACCTCTAAAGACAACGGCGAGGTTTTGCCAGCAGTTTCAGTTATTGTAAAAGGAAGTGGCATTGGAACCTCTTCAGATTATGACGGTAATTACGTTATAGAAGCTAGTAAAGGTGATGTTCTAGAATTTTCTTTTATAGGCATGAGAACGATCACTGTAGTTGTAGAAGATTCTAATACAATTGATGTTATTATGGATAGTGACGCTCAGGTATTAGAAGATGTAGTAGTTACAGCCCTGGGAATAAAGAGGGATAAAAAATCTCTGGGCTATTCGGTTCAAAAAGTTTCTGGAGATAACATGAACGTTGTCAAATCAGGTAATATTACCAATTCTCTTTCTGGTAAAGTGTCCGGTGTAAGGATAAACAAGACTAACAATATGGGAGGAAGTAGCAATGTTGTTATAAGGGGGAACTCTTCTTTATCTGGCAGTAATCAAGCTCTTTTTGTAGTAGATGGCGTTCCTGTTTCGAACTATTTTAGAAACGAGAGTAACAGTGATGTTCCGATAGATTTTGGTAATATAGCCTCTGATATTAATCCAGAAGATATAGAATCTGTAGAGGTTCTAAAAGGAGCGGCAGCTAGTGTTTTGTACGGATCTCAAGCAGCTAATGGGGTGATAATGATAACCACCAAAAAAGGTGGAACTATAGGCAAAAAAACTATGGATATTACTGTTAATTCTTCTACCTCTTTCGGCCTTCTAGATAGGAGCACTTTCCCGAAGTATCAAAAAGGATATGGCGCTGGTTATTATGGTGAAAAGGATTGGAGTAATTTTTTTGGAGAAAAAAATAGTGGCGTAGCTACAGGCCAGGATGCTTCTTTTGGCCCTGCGTATTCAGAAGATAAAAAAGTATACCACTGGTGGTCTTTATATAAAAGTCTTGGAGAGGAAAAATATAAAAAGAAAGGGGCTTGGAAGTATGCTGAAAATGGTCCAGAAACTTATTTTGAAACGCCAATAACCCTTTCTAACTCTCTTAGCATATCAGGTTCTGATAAAGGCATGACATATAGATTGTCTTATACAAATCACGACGAGAAGGGCTCTGAGCCAAATTCTTCTTTAAAGAAGGACAATTTTACTGTTAATACTTCTTATAAGTTTACAGATGATTTATCCTCTACATTATCTGTGAGTAATATACGTCAGAGCTCTATAGGGAGGAGTCGCATGGGGTACAACTCGAATACTATGGCCATGTTTAGGCAGTGGTGGGCGACCAATGTAGATTTAAAAGAACAAAAAGAGGCTTATGAGAAGACTAAGAAAAACATTTCTTGGAATACTAATTTAGATAAAAACGGCAATCCTCAGCCTGCATATTGGAATAATATGTATTTCGAGAGATATGAAAATTACACTACTGATTACAGAAATAGATGGTTGGGTAATATGTCTTTGGATTACAAGATATTAGATTATGATAAGTTAAAAGTTTCTGCATTGCTCAGAGGGGCTTTAGACACATACTCTATGGACATGGATCTGAGGATTGCAAAGGGCAGTAATGCTATGGATCTTGGCGATTCTGGCATTGAGATTGATTCTGGATACTTCAGAGGAAGTAGAACTAGTAGAATATTAAATTACGATGCTATATTAAATATTAGTTTTCCTATAACTGAGGACATAGGTTTTGTAGGTCTTTTTGGTGGAAATATAAAAAGAGATTTTGTCAGCTATATCTCATCTAATACTAAAGGAGGTCTCGCCGTTTCTGGATATTATTTTTTAGGTAATTCCCTACGAGATACTGCCCCTCCACGTGAAGATGAGGAGCAGGTTGGTTTAAATTCTGTTTATTCAAATGCTTCTTTCGACTATAAAAAATATCTATATATGGATTTGGCTTTTAGAGTTGATCAATCCTCTACACTTCCAAAGGCTAGCAATGTGTACTTTTATCCTTCTGTGTCTACTAGTTTTATATTTACAGAGTTATTTGATATCCCAACGATCTCTTTTGGTAAACTTAGATTTAATTTTGCTCAGGTAGGAGCACCAGCTCCATATGATGTTCTCATAGATAGATATAAGCCTTTAGATAATAACGGAGGTATAGTATCTACTCTTAGTTCTAGAAAAATGAATCCAGATTTAAAGTCTGAAAAAACTACTTCTTACGAGCTTGGACTAAATTTAAAGTTTTTAGAAAACAAATTAGGTTTAGACATAGCTGCTTATCACAATTTATCTAAAGATCAAATTACTTATCTCCCAGTGAGTCTTTCAACTGGTTATGCTGATAAAGTTATCAATGGTGGAGAAATATTAAATAAGGGATTAGAAGTCTCTCTAAACACCTATAATGTGAATATGGGTTCTGTCTCATGGTCTTCTTCTATAAATTGGTCTTTGAATAGAAGTCTTGTAGTTTCTCTGGCAGATGGTGTAGATAAAATTACTCTTGGAAGTTATCAAAGTAATGTAACTGTACGAGCTACTCCAGGTGAGCCTTATGGTCTTATATACGGTTCGGATTATGTCTACGATAAAAACGGTCAAAAGATAGTACACAGTGAAGGTCCTAATAAAGGCAAATATAAAGTCACTAAAACTGTAAACGAGGTGATAGGTGATCAAAATCCTGATTGGTTATTGGGATGGTCTAATACTTTTTCTTACAAAGGGGTCTCATTGTCTTTTTTGTTTGATTATCAACAAGGAGGGGATATTTACTCTTTAGATATGTGGTATGGAATGGGTACTGGGCTGTATGAAGAGACAGACTTCCTTAATGACAAAGGCAATCCTGTTAGAAATAAGATAGCAGACGGAGGGGGGTATATCAACCCTGGGGTAAATGAAGATGGCGCAAAAAATGAAACTAGGCTTGAAGTTGTAGACGGGACTTTTGGATATGGCGCTTTGCCTCATAAAGCTTTTGTATATGATGCTTCATATATAAAGTTAAGAGAGGTTTCCCTGTCGTATAAATTACCTGTAGACAACATTAAATTTTTAAAGGGAGTGACATTAGGTATAGTAGGTTCTAACTTGTGGATATTGCATAAAAACCTACCTCATGCTGACCCTGAATCTGCCTTAGGTGCTGGTAATGTACAAGGTATTAGTATCGGATCATTGCCTGTGTTTAGGGAATTAGCTTTCAATGTTAAAATTAATTTTTAA
- a CDS encoding transposase: MKENHILNGQLKPGYNVQNQSFPKYLSADAGYGSEKKCQYLEDVEISGYVKYNTFDKEQRTYKSNQKKISKVDFHRDNLHYNEQGDYYMSYVGQRIEKIYERENTTKSGYNQTLSVYEAQNCQECSLRGLCHKSKYNRRIERNDHLERQKNIMRNRLKSNEGQNRRKKKNIRCGTCLRIYQIKPKFREIYT, from the coding sequence ATGAAAGAAAATCATATACTCAATGGTCAATTAAAACCAGGGTATAATGTTCAAAATCAATCATTTCCAAAATACCTTAGTGCAGATGCTGGTTATGGGAGTGAAAAAAAATGCCAATACCTAGAAGATGTTGAAATAAGTGGTTATGTCAAGTATAACACTTTTGATAAAGAGCAACGGACTTATAAATCTAATCAAAAGAAAATCTCTAAAGTTGACTTTCATAGAGATAATCTTCATTATAATGAACAAGGGGATTACTATATGTCCTATGTGGGCCAAAGAATAGAGAAAATCTATGAACGAGAGAATACAACAAAATCAGGTTACAATCAAACCTTGAGCGTATATGAGGCACAAAATTGTCAAGAATGTTCACTACGAGGGCTTTGCCATAAATCAAAGTACAATAGAAGGATAGAACGTAACGATCATCTTGAAAGACAAAAGAATATAATGCGTAATAGGCTCAAGAGTAATGAAGGTCAAAATAGACGTAAAAAAAAGAACATCAGATGTGGGACCTGTCTTCGGATATATCAAATCAAGCCGAAATTTCGAGAGATTTACACATAA
- a CDS encoding BT_3928 family protein: MKILVTLSRFFVGGVFIFSGIIKLNDPLGLSFKLYEYFSPSVFDIPFLVDKTLPIAFSLIVYEILLGTLLIIGFRPKITIYNLLGLTVFFAFLTFYSAYFNKVTDCGCFGDAIKLTPWQSFYKDIILLFFILIICFGIKYCKALFSKKVSEGIVLFTLISALAIGIYIISFLPIKDFRPYSIGTDILKEIDRSEREDPDIYEMKWIYRVDGKDKVFSTEQEPWNIEGAEFVDRKRILIKKGYESPIKNFYLLSKEDKDLTSELLQRENLILITSYEPFEIEGETQKELIKWRDDFIKQGVEIYFLLPISTMGKASNSYTLDNLELYMDDTTLKTIIRANPGVILLNKGVIIGKWSLRDIKKAYDLTLKQ; encoded by the coding sequence ATGAAAATACTAGTTACTCTATCTCGTTTTTTTGTCGGAGGCGTATTCATCTTTTCAGGAATAATAAAACTCAATGATCCATTAGGCCTCTCTTTTAAACTCTATGAATACTTTAGTCCAAGCGTTTTTGACATTCCTTTTTTAGTAGATAAAACTCTGCCTATAGCCTTCTCTTTAATAGTGTACGAGATATTATTGGGCACTTTGCTAATCATCGGTTTTAGACCTAAGATTACCATATACAACCTCTTAGGATTGACCGTATTTTTCGCCTTTTTGACTTTCTATTCTGCGTACTTCAACAAAGTAACCGACTGTGGATGCTTTGGAGATGCTATAAAATTAACACCTTGGCAATCCTTTTATAAGGATATTATACTCTTATTCTTCATACTGATCATATGTTTCGGAATAAAATATTGCAAAGCGCTTTTTAGTAAAAAAGTATCTGAAGGGATTGTGTTATTCACTTTAATAAGTGCCTTAGCAATTGGAATATACATAATCTCTTTTCTGCCCATAAAAGACTTCAGGCCTTATTCCATAGGAACGGATATTTTAAAAGAAATAGATAGATCTGAGCGAGAAGATCCAGATATTTACGAGATGAAATGGATCTATAGAGTAGATGGAAAAGACAAAGTGTTTTCTACAGAACAAGAGCCTTGGAATATAGAAGGCGCCGAATTCGTAGATAGAAAGAGGATTCTAATAAAAAAAGGTTATGAATCGCCTATAAAAAACTTCTACCTATTATCTAAGGAAGATAAAGATCTGACATCTGAATTACTACAAAGAGAAAATCTGATATTAATAACCTCTTATGAACCTTTTGAGATAGAAGGAGAAACTCAAAAAGAGTTAATCAAATGGAGAGATGATTTTATCAAACAAGGTGTGGAAATATACTTTTTATTGCCCATTAGTACTATGGGTAAAGCCTCAAATAGCTATACTCTAGATAATCTAGAGCTGTATATGGATGACACTACTCTAAAGACAATAATAAGAGCTAACCCAGGAGTAATACTCTTAAATAAAGGTGTGATAATAGGAAAATGGAGTTTGAGAGATATAAAAAAAGCTTATGATTTAACTTTAAAACAGTAA
- a CDS encoding transposase: MMLKVMVYAYMDNTYSSRKIEKAMRENIIYMWLSAQQVVDHNTIARFRSKKLKTIFKDIFKQVVLLLADEALLTLKEVFTDGTKIESMAGRYTFVWGNAIKTRKEKMSEQLENMWQYAQSIADEEDLDPTPQDFSKIDKEKVEKTATKINKILKGNTKASSKAKAKARYMEKNFPINLEKYQQQEQMIS; this comes from the coding sequence ATGATGCTCAAAGTAATGGTATATGCCTACATGGATAACACCTATTCTTCAAGAAAAATTGAGAAAGCAATGCGTGAAAACATCATTTATATGTGGCTTTCAGCTCAACAGGTAGTAGATCACAATACCATTGCTCGTTTCCGTAGTAAAAAACTCAAGACCATTTTTAAAGATATTTTCAAACAAGTGGTCTTGTTATTGGCAGATGAAGCCTTGTTAACACTCAAGGAAGTCTTTACAGATGGGACTAAAATTGAATCCATGGCTGGACGTTATACTTTTGTTTGGGGTAATGCGATTAAGACTCGTAAAGAGAAAATGTCCGAGCAACTGGAAAATATGTGGCAGTATGCTCAGAGTATCGCAGATGAAGAAGATCTAGATCCTACTCCTCAAGACTTTAGCAAGATTGATAAAGAGAAAGTAGAAAAGACGGCTACTAAAATCAATAAGATACTCAAAGGTAATACCAAAGCAAGCAGTAAAGCCAAAGCCAAGGCACGCTATATGGAAAAGAATTTCCCAATCAACCTTGAAAAGTATCAGCAACAAGAACAAATGATATCATAG
- a CDS encoding SusD/RagB family nutrient-binding outer membrane lipoprotein, which yields MKNKIILFLALLFVFGCKHDYMTDITDMNKNDKILGRTTINSLYLRAQNRIVNNLLDISDNTNNSRLWVQHLQQTTYIQESNYNMSRRNVPHNTYKDLYMRGLSNLNEAKKLLKEDKGIKESVKKVRDAILDIHIVFAYSRLVETFGNIPYKEALDIENLSPKYDDAKTVYKDLISKLDKAIKAISANPQACGFPDDNVYTTTLGWKKFAAFLMFRMGLVMADVDETYAKDIVVKANNYGLFESSADNAYYNYKPVQPNQNRMYLALVASGRNDYVIAKTFIDVLESLNDPRISKLCTPVSPNKYLGGEIGKGSAYSEYSHVTDRFTKADAKGRIFDYSEVKLLLAEAVQRGFLAGDAKQHYDDGVTASIVFFGGTDAEATTYLAQPEVVYDATKWKERIGTQMWIAMYNRGSSAWLHWRRLDYPELAPAAEPFGGISQPPYRYTYPVSEQNLNKKSYEQASSAIGGDNLDTKLFWDKY from the coding sequence ATGAAAAATAAAATAATCCTTTTTTTAGCACTTTTATTTGTGTTTGGATGTAAACACGATTACATGACAGATATAACAGATATGAATAAAAATGACAAGATTTTAGGCAGAACAACTATTAATTCTTTGTATTTACGGGCTCAGAATCGTATTGTGAATAATCTTTTGGATATTAGTGACAATACTAATAATAGCAGATTATGGGTTCAGCACTTACAACAAACAACCTATATACAGGAGTCTAATTACAACATGTCTAGGAGAAATGTGCCGCATAATACGTATAAAGATCTTTATATGAGAGGATTAAGTAATTTAAATGAAGCTAAAAAATTATTAAAAGAGGATAAGGGGATAAAAGAATCCGTGAAAAAAGTAAGAGATGCTATTTTGGATATACATATTGTATTTGCTTATAGCAGGTTAGTAGAAACTTTTGGGAATATTCCATATAAAGAGGCTTTAGATATAGAGAATCTATCTCCTAAGTACGATGACGCTAAAACAGTTTATAAAGACTTAATAAGCAAATTAGATAAGGCTATAAAGGCAATATCCGCTAATCCCCAAGCATGCGGCTTCCCTGATGACAATGTTTATACTACAACATTGGGGTGGAAAAAATTCGCTGCTTTTCTAATGTTTAGAATGGGGTTGGTTATGGCAGATGTAGATGAAACTTATGCTAAAGACATAGTTGTAAAAGCTAATAATTATGGATTATTTGAATCTAGTGCTGATAACGCTTACTATAATTACAAGCCTGTACAACCTAATCAAAATAGGATGTATCTAGCTTTGGTAGCTAGTGGGAGGAATGACTACGTAATAGCCAAAACATTTATAGATGTTTTGGAGAGCTTAAACGACCCTAGAATATCTAAGCTATGTACTCCGGTTAGTCCTAACAAGTATTTAGGAGGGGAGATAGGCAAGGGAAGTGCATATTCTGAATATTCTCATGTTACAGATAGGTTTACAAAAGCTGACGCTAAGGGACGTATCTTTGATTACAGTGAAGTAAAATTATTATTAGCAGAAGCTGTCCAAAGAGGCTTTTTGGCTGGAGATGCAAAGCAACACTATGATGATGGAGTCACTGCTTCAATAGTGTTTTTTGGAGGTACTGATGCAGAGGCTACAACTTATTTGGCACAACCTGAAGTAGTTTACGATGCTACAAAATGGAAAGAGAGGATAGGTACTCAAATGTGGATAGCTATGTACAATAGAGGTAGTTCCGCTTGGTTGCACTGGAGAAGGTTAGATTATCCTGAGTTAGCACCAGCAGCTGAGCCTTTTGGAGGTATCAGTCAACCGCCGTATAGATATACTTATCCAGTTTCTGAGCAGAATTTGAATAAAAAATCATACGAACAAGCAAGTAGTGCTATAGGTGGAGATAATTTAGACACCAAGTTATTTTGGGATAAATATTAG